ctaGCCCTTATTTGTGGCTTACTTgcctgtttcaggtccaaactgtcccaTTTGACCTGTCTGATTATACAAACATTGCCAATCAGATAAGCCAAATcagacagttaagcagccaatggAAATTAAGCAGTTCACGTCAACAACCAATAAACTTTAGTTACAtagcccaccctagccaatcaaaatcaaagaatttttCAAAAGTGGGCAGGTTGGCAGGTGcaagttgaaaacaaacatgaaggaaattattttaatatgaTGAATCTGTCATTTTTGTGACTTGGGGGCCTGGGGGCCTGGACCCTCAACTCAACTTAAAATGGAAATATATGccaaataaatcaatcaatcacctgataatgaaaataaatggcacagccaggggggggggggggtagtgGGACACCAATATACCTGATTTTTTTCCCCATAAGACACCAAAATACCTCAGAATTGTAAAACACTACCCTGTGAGAAGAGCCGCTTCgactgaaaaataaacatttaattcATGTCTATGAACTAAAATCCAGGAAAAACAAGATACTTTATACCCgaattgtgacaaaaaaatacCATATACTTGTATCAAAAGGGCTCCAGATACCGTATACCCAAATCCCCTGGTCGGGCctgaatattaaaaaaaagtttcccAACAATGAAAAGTGGTGCCTGATAATAAAGAAATCACACTTCATTAGTTACAAAGAACTCAACCAAATGACACGTGAAAATGTGATTAATAACAAAAACTATcaccagaaaaaaaagtatatgCATAGTAAGATAAACAAATTGCCAATTCGAACAAAACcaaagaacaagaaataaatCGGAAATCGCCTTCAATTATACATCTGGAAGGGCACAAAGGAAAGGAGTTGACCAaaatcttgttgttgttgttgattatCAGCTTCGCTGCATGAAATGATGCTTAGAGACAAGAAACTGAGGACTAAATTGGGCAAACATTTTAGGACAGATGAAAAAGGAGGAAAGGCAAAGGTAAGACACCTTCAACCcttataacaacaacaacaacagctttaTTTGCACGACTATGACAATACAGTATTGCAAAAGCCACCTATCAATTGAAACTCCCACCCCGGGGAAGCATGGGGCATAAGCCttggagtagaaaaaaaaatgtgataatgccccatatacatgggccctgttttctttctaaaccccaagtaaagtgaaaaaattcccccacccctgggacaaaccatgtcaattcaattgataatgagttggaatattaaacatgaaatcggCGCTCGACTTCGAACaagcaaaaatcattgaaatatccaCTGAAAATCAACGCAAGAAACATACCATCAATCTTTAGAATATTTACTTCATCTTAATCGATTTTAAAACTATAATAAGTAACTCTTGAGGTCtcagtttaattggaaaaaatataaatcaacacAATACCTTAATGTCGTCCATCTTGAAACCACCTTTGGGGATGAggaggaaagcactagataacgataacatcgacctaaacctggtgagccatcgatatgtcagcggagtcttgaaagatgatcacttcgtttccgctcgctcgctcgctcctcgcttctgatccatcgccgcgaggattgtttcaggcataaaacggtcaatgtatagacctttccagtttatattactaaaaagctgttcaatacgtaatggattttagcagtattttattacggaatacacggcttacggctgttctgagaaacctttttgcgtttctggtctcggtcgatgttatctattgtcaacacgctaggaaatcttatctaacatcgactgaaaccaggtgtcagctctgagaccaaagaggagagggcacgggaagaatccacacgagaaggcagtcttcaactggtaagtatattcacagctttaaccctacaattactttaaatttagagtgtttttagcgttatttttacatttgtagctttctaagaaagaaagtttgaatcgagttgacatgagctgaatttctgttattttaagttggtaaagttgccctgtcaagctaccgtaattgattttattttttttgaaagatgtacccaaatacaaaattaccgtgtacccaacaagctgaaatctattaatttgacgagggtgaaaatctgtaaagtggcaactcatttgttggtccaaggggggtattaggggttggtgcagtaaggggttaaaggagtgacccatgggtggagcataaaaataaaataaattaccggtaatggttggattaaatgtattattaaccatgaaatggtggcaaaaatgatatttttgaataaaaacttacaagaagaaaaaaggaagcaaattaagttgtgtggcattttattacaaatagaagcatttttgaagtaactgtgtattcatatgtctttgcaaacaaggcatcccagtctgaaaccaaaattgaaaataaatattgtcagtgtaaaattaatattttcaaacatttggtatttaggaagctgtgcacaatgttcactcaatgttctcatgaacatgaatgtacccgttgaaaattgggatgccttcccctgctaaaatgctctgcaaactgaatgcacattgcttttattgctataatagcaatgaagcttacaattcttttaaaacaattcatccacaatttgtgaaaacttatagtggattttccatgatgtaatgatcaaatgcattgtacatatgtagatcaacatatatgatcatgatatgatacatgaaagagcaagccacaccaccaggcccatgtcttatggaaaatgaaagaattaataaagaaaaaatgttactgttacattggaaagtttgctttaaatacttgttttacctgggcacagtgtgtataattaacaattattccacaagcgcatgttggatatgagatgatagatagccaacaaggggtgtagcaccaagttggctataatcatctcatatccaacaagcccgagtggaataatattgttttatcaaaaagacccccaagatattggacaaatcttctcgactttattttttgagaagaaaccggatattacaatgtacagatagtttttcaatctgtaacttgtctcaacttcagttgttttgctttgactaattaaactgagatgcttttaagcaatatttaaaaatgttcaaaaaaagttttcaaatttttaccttgaaatattttggagattatggtatattggcttatataccataatggctaagccaataaaatatcttgaatttcattatccaatgaaccagttgttaataatattagatacataataatctttaattttcttcttaccatgcaggcaaacatctaccctggtcccagaggtttttcttaatttttccctgcgtgagagagccgcgaagtggcgggaaagaaaatctttctttctcgccgctttgcgactcgcattcgccgctttgcggctctctcacacagggaaaaatcaagggcggggaaaaaaccagagcgtaataccattcctaattactggtattgactagactttATTCGGCtaaaaagagctaagcgtaccccaagtgcccaatgacaaggtagaagaactggtatgaaaaccaagtcataatcgagtatattgatctgaaaaagacaaatgtttgaaaatattaattttacactgacaatatttattttcaattttggtttcagactgggatgccttgtttgcaaagacatatgaatacacagttacttcaaaaatgcttctatttgtaataaaatgccacacaacttaatttgcttccttttttcttcttgtaagtttttattcaaaaatatcatttttgccaccatttcatggttaataatacatttaatccaaccattaccggtaatttattttatttttatgctccacccatgggtcactcctttaaccccttactgcaccaacccctaataccccccttggaccaacaaatgagttgccactttacagattttcaccctcgtcaaattaatagatttcaccttgttgggtacacggtaattttgtatttgggtacatctttcaaaaaaaataaaatcaattacggtagcttgacagggcaactttaccaacttaaaataacagaaattcagctcatgtcaactcgattcaaactttctttcttagaaagctacaaatgtaaaaataacgctaaaaacactctaaatttaaagtaattgtagggttaaagctgtgaatatacttaccagttgaagactgccttctcgtgtggattcttcccgtgccctctcctctttggtctcagagctgacacctggtttcagtcgatgttagataagatttcctagcgtgttgacaatagataacatcgaccgagaccagaaacgcaaaaaggtttctcagaacagccgtaagccgtgtattccgtaataaaatactgctaaaatccattacgtattgaacagctttttagtaatataaactggaaaggtctatacattgaccgttttatgcctgaaacaatcctcgcggcgatggatcagaagcgaggagcgagcgagcgagcggaaacgaagtgatcatctttcaagactccgctgacatatcgatggctcaccaggtttaggtcgatgttatctagtgctttccgcgGATGAGGAAGCACATGGATAAGACTCACTCGCCTTAGTCCTCGCTCGTCCACGAATGTAAAAACCTTACTAATCCCCCACCCCACGGGCAAAACTgatgcaacaaaaaacaacaaatccccACCCCCTCGGACACAAAAAGATGCCAAAACCCTTAGTAACCCCCATCAATGCCCCAtacttccccggggtgggggtttcaattgacaggTGCATTAAGACTCACATAATTCGAACTGCTCGTACCGTTAAATACCTCTTACCTTATGAGGCAGTTAAGGAATAACTTCATTCCTAGCAGCAGATGTGATTAAATTTAGGCCTCACGGAAGTGGATACCCCCTGCTAGGAACGTGAAAGCCCTTAATTTATGACATGCGCCGAATACTTTACCACGAACAACTGCTGTTGTCTAGCAATCGCAGGctctttttcttaattgtttACGTGAAAGTTACGAAAGTTGCGTTAAAAATGTTGGCCGAATATGGGGCGAAGAAAATTTCACGGTGGACAGTTTTCTGGTGAATACCAGCCGGCgaagaaagtaaaaacaaaggaggaagaaaacgaaaagagGTCCAATATCAGCTTTGAAGGCTCATCGACAGACAGCTCTAAACCGAAAGATTTTCTTAAAGCTGTAAACGATCTAGAAAAGATCGAAAAACTGTCCCATGATTGTAAACGTTTGACTACAGAAAACGCAAACCTGAAGAGGACGATTCAGACACTCCGAAAAAGTTTGAGTAAGTATCGACAAAATTCACATCTTGcttaactttctttttcttctccaaTTTTCTAATAGTATTATAAAAGGAAGCACCAAGCCCACTTTTTTTTAGTGTGTACAATaacttatttgtttttgtaattattTTCATGCTTTCTTACCTTCATTGTTcggcgcatttttttttttcagtgtcgATCCTTATCGTTCATTTTCGTTATTTTCGATAAATAACGGGTTTCCGATTTTAGCAAAACAAAGTAATGTGATGAAATTAAACTTCGCGGATCTTGTTTGTCGAAATTTGTCAAGACTATTAAAGGCTTTGAATTCCCGTGGTTTTTAAATGTTATAGCTACagcaaataaatttaaacatggATAAAATGCCTaacttaaaaaatatatatattttcaaagCGAAGCAATTGGTTACCGAACATTAACCATAGCGCTTTACTGACAAGTTTTGTAGAAATTCGCCAAATAATTGAAAGCCAATTCGCCATGTAGAAATATAATACGTGggcatgaaaataaaacttacGCAACTCGATTTCGCTGTTACTTCCACACAAAATACATTCGCGGAGCTCACAAAAAAAGTTAGGCATTTTAAATAATGACCGAGGCAGAGATCTCTTTAGCATTGAGACATTTAAAGTGCAAAGAAAGATTcctgaaaaccttttttttttataacaaagGATATGCGGACCACTTAGGGAGACGCTTTCACTCTTCATCGACTCCAAAATTATTGACGAATTGCTGGTTTCCGTCGTCTCAAATATTAGTTCACTTTTGTTTAAGTACTTTCTATTTTCCTTCTAGATATATTTTATAACACGTTCAGCTAAAATGGGCCGAATTCTGCTTTGAATAGTTTTTGTACCATTGCATTTTAAAGCTGGCATCGACAACAAAAAAGTTTATACTTATAATAAACATAGATTGTTAATTGCCCAACTCTCACTGACCCTTGTACtaaagtacatgaaaaaatttaattagcTCTTATAAGCTATTTGCTTCCTCTGTTATTTTGACTTAAGGACACTATACTGAtacttgtttcttttctcttgtttgcagtatttctgaaaagaaagaatatcGATTTGATAAGAGAGAATTTGAGTCTAAAAAAACGAgttacaagaaaggaaaattatttaaagatcacatcattgaagaaaaaagaaatcactaacAAACTGAGGGGTGCAAAATCTGCcacaacaaaactgaaaaaccaactgaaagaaaaactcaaAGTTGTTAATACCAAGTATTCCCTGGCAGACACATTTGCCCATGGGAAGAATGGAGCAAACCAGAGAACTGCAATGTTTATGGCCTGCATTCGATACTTACAGCATGCATGTCTTTTATCTAGTCAAAAGACACCAATTGCCTTTCATctaattttcaatattttatttgatTGTAGCCCTCCTGCAAATCTTGTTGTTTCCCCAACTACTTTGTCTGACTGGAATGTCCTCTTAGGAGAGGCAGACAAACTAATTCTACTGAAAAGATTTAGAAACAGCAAGTATGATTTTCACATCTGGAGTGATGATTCCAACAAAGGGGGGGAAGAAAGGCATATTGTAGGGGTACACACATGGTGTCAAGAAACACACAAACCAAGGGCATATGTCCTTGCAAATAGTATTGTAGCTTCTGGGTCAGGGAAACACCAATCAGACGTCAGTAATCATGTTGTTCATGACACTTTCAGCATTTCAAATGTCTCCGGCTTGGTCGGGGACAATGCCTCTACCCAAAAGGGTAAATCAAATGGCTTGATTGCCAACAACAGTAAAGCATTTGGGaaggaaatgttttttgtggGATGTTACCCCCACATTCTTAACATCATGTTGAGAAGAATGTGCCAAGCAGGGTTTGGGGCTAAGGGTGACATGAATAATAACCATGTGTTACAACTGTTATATAAGATATCCTGGCTCCACCATGAATGCCCAAGCCAGTACAAGGCAATGTATGTTTCACTTGGAATTTTAAGTAAAGAGCCACCCCTCCACAGTCCTTTATTGACACCAGGTGGACATACTACTACGAGACCCTTCAGTGGTACTTCAAGTATGGCAAAGCCTGTCTTCAGCTTGCTGAGCGCATACTAGAGAGGATGCCAAAGTCAGATAGCCACAGTGCAGTATGGCAAAATGTCATTAAGCTTTATTCCTGTCCACTGATACAAGTGGAAATCAAATTCTTATTTGAGTTCCTGGACAAGTTCATCATTCCATCTCTTAATGCATCACAAGCAAGTGACAATGAACTTGGCTTTTCCAGTGGATACCTTGCTCGTTTGTGGCCTGCAATTGTCCTCAAACACAATGAAACACTGAGTAAAATGCTTATGTCCCCATCGAAGTAttttccttcaactgaagaGCAAGTCAAATTGTCCCTGAAGGACCCAGCAGCCATTAAACACTTCAACCAGGAAGTGCAAAGGCCCATGTTACAGGAAGCCCTGAAGGTAATTAAAGACCATGGTACAGATGGGTTGTCCTTTCCCAAGCTGTTTGGAATGGGAGCTGATCAAGAATTCCAAAGTTCATTCTGGTCATCTGTACTGAGGGTCCTTGACATACCTTTGGAAAGAAAACCAGGCAACATGCCAATGTGTGTGTTTATGGACAGAGCATTTACACTCTGGTGTCTAAGGACAAACCTGGTCTAGTTAAGTGGGCCAATGTTTGGAATTTAAAGCAACCTCAACTCCTAAATGAGATTAAAGCAGTGGCAACATCACATGAAAGGTTTTTAATTAACAAGGAGTCCACCCCGCAACTATTTGAATTTTATGCCAAGCACATCTTTAGCCTGCCTGTGAACAATGTCATTGCTGAGCGACAATTCAACCTTTCCCAGCTTTATCTTCATGACAATTTATCTGAACTTTCAAAACAGGCATCAATAACGTTTGTGGAGAATATTCTCCACAGTGGAAAAAGCAATGGCAGAACCACTGTGGCTGCAAGGGACATACATGAAAGAAGAATGAGGGCCTATGGGCAGCTGCTCAACACAGAGCTTCTCCAAGAAGCAAGAAAGAATCTCAAAAAGATCCAAAAAGGAAATGTGGACAGGGGCCCTCTTACAGCAAAGGATGTCTATACAAAGGCTTGGGAGGAGAAGAAACCAAACAAACAGATGTCAGCTATCATCAAATCCCTTAAGGATGAAGGAAGGAAGCTAGAACTCCCATGGAAAGCTTCAACTAAAGGGACTATTTATTTGGAAGAACAGAGGTCATTTAGACCAACAGCACTTCAGGGACTTCGTACCAATGATCAGGTGCCCAGTCTAATGCTTCTAGCAGCACTTACAGTATGGGGTCATGGTGAGGAGCTTTCGGCACATGACTTACCTCTGGAATGCAGGAAGTTTATTGAAAACCTTCCAGGTCTACTGTCAGTAACACCAGTCAATACTGGCTCTTCTTTGGAAATCCACAGAAACATCTCCCTGACACCTCTACCTATTCATGAAGAATGAGGCTTGTGAGGGGTGGCTCTTACAAATGTAATGAAATGAACATAACACAGAAGCGATGAATTtgtcttgaaacaaaattaagCCACTCTACTTTGCATTACTTAGCACACCGCAGTCTGGTTTTCAATCGGACAAATTTCTGTGCTGTGTGTATTTGTAAACATAAACTCAGAAATTATAATGTTTTAACAAAAGTGTAGCTTGTACCTTTTACTGAAAACTGAGGAAAGAGTGGCAGATTGAAACAGAGGAACCAAACAAAtcaattgtgaaaatttaattattactaCTAAAAGTAAGAGTCAGGTTCAATTgctcaaatttaattttgttccaCAATAAAAGTTCTTAACTTCATGTACCAGGATGTTTACATATTTACACTGTATTCAATAAGAAACGgacagacaaaagaataacCAGGAAACCCGTCAGCTAATTTTGAAACTTACTTTGTCCTAGTCAAAAACATGGTTCTTACCTTGCCAAATTATATTTATGTCGACTTCATTCACTTTTCGAACATCTTCCTCTGATCCAAAGCGTGATTCTATTCTTCACGACCAGATCGACTCCAGCGCGCGTGAAGAAAAGGGAAATAACTCGACAGGGATTCAATCACAATCAATACAACTTGACCACTGAAAAACTGGATAACTGGGCTTAAACTTCACCGTTTCGAATTTTTTCCATAACACCACGTAAATTAACAAGAAGCATTCGAGATGGTAAAATTAGAATTTGTATCACTTTCGGAGGAGAAAATCTAAATTTACAACGGTAGAAATTTCGATCTTCAACCATTATCTTACTTTTCTTTCGAAGATGTCGAGAAGTTTGCCTCttagaaaagaaattaaacacGCAAATAAGCATAACTTTTCATACAGCAAGATAACCGTCACGAGTGTTGATAATGCGCATGTGCGAAATTTCCCTCCTCTGACGTACGGAATACATTCCGTGAGGcctgaaatttctttttttatcctTTAGGGAGATATTGATTCGATTTTCAAGCATTCCCTATGTAATTTTGCCCGCGGGATACAACCGCCATTGCTATGCATAAGCCACCCACCTCCCGTAGCACTAGCACTATAACCCAGCTATTAATTTTGGCGCGATTTTATTGGTTACTTTTTGTCACGTGGTGAAAACTCACCCAATAACCCCTAACTATGGAGGTCCGTTctggtcaaaattaaacaagattttcagtctgcttattgaattatttgtgttggctgtttattttatcttactatatatatatattgttaccttttgtcgcgcctttttttcgttaccttccatgaatttttggcacatccttcaaattatttttttttacaatgtacGGATTATTTTTGGCACCctttctgaataatttttttcgtactgtctgaattatttttggttacCCTCCACCAATTATTTTTGGCTACTGTCAACTTAATTTCTGGTTCCGTGATGCATTGCGTGACCTTGACATGTTCTTCCCGTCATTATGAGAACATGGAGGAATCTGTGCGAACTCGAATTGCACAAATAGCTCCAAATGCAattcaagaaatcgaccgaaAAGCACAAATAGTCCGCACAAATGAGCTATCCTTCAGCAGTGCTAGAGCTGAACGGTCCTCAAGTTCTAGGAGTAATGAAACGCCCTCAAGTTCCACTAGTGCAGGAGGCAGTACGAGTAGtgaccactcaactgggcagtcAAGGCCGGTTCTGCCTTCCTTATCCAGAGTTTGCGATGCGAGAGACCGGAACGCACTGACTGAATTAAGAAGAAGGTTCCCTACACTTTCTAGTTCAAATGGCGCTGTAGCCCGTGGCGGATTAGTGAGAAGGCATGGCAATGTTGGTCGACCGAGTAGAGGCTCCGTAATAAAgatagatacccggcagccgggaagtgttttcaaaaaactagataccggCAGTaagaaattttgaccaattttctcgAAGTAGCGCGTTTAATTTCTCTAAGAACATgagatatttgtttagaaatctcaagcgattctaaatattgccttgggttaaaagtaagAGCGACTgtcgagcttgggcatagagtgaaatctcaatgttttcgacacttagaaaatattcaagttctgacacgcTAAGTCAACTCccgatgaatatccacagaaattatgaacgaaacctcaccagagtatttagtgtttgttcagaaatgccaagcgattCTAACTAAAGGTTTTGTATGattgtggacaaattctccgcgcttgcatTAAGCATATTATTTAGAATCTTGACTCACGGGTACGGATTTCAAAATACTAGACGCCCGGCAGTCGAAAATTCTCACTGTACTTTCACGAAAATCTTTCTCGGCATCTGCTGAGTCTACTCGATTTGTATGTAAAATTATAAATAGTCTAGCACTGCTGAAGGATGGCTCATTTGTGCGGACTATTTGCGCTATTCAGTCGATTTCTTGAATTAGATTTGGAGCTGTTTGTGCAATTCGAGTTCGCACAGATTCCTCCATGTTTTCATAATGACGGGAAGAACATGTCAAGGTCACGCAATGCATCACGGAACCAGAAATTAAGTTGACAGTAGCCAAAAATAATTGGTGGAGGgtaaccaaaaataattcagacagtacgaaaaaaattattcagaaagGGTGCCAAAAATAATCCgtacattgtaaaaaaaaataatttgaaggatgtgccaaaaattcatggaaggtaacgaaaaaaaggcgcgacaaaaggtaacaatatatatatatagtaagataaaataaacagccaacacaaataattcaataagcagactgaaaatcttgtttaattttgaccagAACGGACCTCCATACCTAACCCCTAGCCTTCCCCCGTAGACTCTCTTAAAAATTCGTTCCTCCGAGGAACGTGTGACGAATCCCTAAGAGAGTCTGCGGGGGAGGCTAAATAACTCCCACCttcgtcgatatttgtcctccgATTGCTTCCGTGGAAAAGAAACATAGTAGGAAcaagagtttcaagttttacatggaaggaaaccaaactcgttttgtTGAGTCTAGCGATAGTGACATTTTGCTGGTCGCTAATGCTTTTCCAGAAAGTAgaaaaaagtcaacaaatgtttACACGCGACTCAATTGCGATATGAAagttaatgggagggttataaaaataataaacccCTTTCTGGCTTGCTGGTAtgtcggctgataatgtccttggctgagagattgccCTCAAAATTTCATATTTGCCCTAGAACCTTCGCTTCTTGGCCAAAtattcatttttcggacaaccTTTCAACCACGTACATTATCAGCCGACATACCAGCCGCCCGAAAGGGTTTATTTACCAAATAACatttaaatttaataaatttgcGTTATTCACTTAGTCGTATGGGAAAGCGATGATTTATGTTTAAATTAAACCTTGGTTTTCAGGGCAAGACAAAAAAAGCTATTAGCCAAAAGGAGGAAATTACAATAAAGTGAGTTTCCAACTAAAAATGACAAATATTGTCTTCCCAAGGTTTCACCACTATTAAACTAGATTTATCACAATTTATTCATGTCTAATTTAATTTGGCAAGGTACATTAAAAGGACTGAGTGGGCGCAGTAAGTTGATCTGTATACTGCACGACCTACTGCTCAGCTCTTGCGCTAACCAAGATCCAGGGGAGTGGGCACTGAACTTTACGCCCTTTCCTCTCCTTATTGTCTATATGGCCTCGCGGCTGAAGCACACTGATAAAAACTACGAATGAGTAAAGAAGGACAGCGG
This genomic window from Acropora muricata isolate sample 2 chromosome 2, ASM3666990v1, whole genome shotgun sequence contains:
- the LOC136909450 gene encoding uncharacterized protein — protein: MGRRKFHGGQFSGEYQPAKKVKTKEEENEKRSNISFEGSSTDSSKPKDFLKAVNDLEKIEKLSHDCKRLTTENANLKRTIQTLRKSLIFLKRKNIDLIRENLSLKKRVTRKENYLKITSLKKKEITNKLRGAKSATTKLKNQLKEKLKVVNTKYSLADTFAHGKNGANQRTAMFMACIRYLQHACLLSSQKTPIAFHLIFNILFDCSPPANLVVSPTTLSDWNVLLGEADKLILLKRFRNSKYDFHIWSDDSNKGGEERHIVGVHTWCQETHKPRAYVLANSIVASGSGKHQSDVSNHVVHDTFSISNVSGLVGDNASTQKGKSNGLIANNSKAFGKEMFFVGCYPHILNIMLRRMCQAGFGAKGDMNNNHVLQLLYKISWLHHECPSQYKAMYVSLGILSKEPPLHSPLLTPGGHTTTRPFSGTSSMAKPVFSLLSAY